A genomic window from Pseudomonadota bacterium includes:
- the ligA gene encoding NAD-dependent DNA ligase LigA: MKTPSAEKPVKALTEAEAATELARLAEAIARHDAAYYRRDAPLVSDAEYDALRRRNAAIEKKFPKLVRPDSPSRRIGAAPAEGFRKVTHAIPMLSLDNAFDEKDIAEFFGRVRRFLKLGQDTPVTVMAEPKIDGLSSSLRYERGAFVLGATRGDGVTGEDITENLRTIADIPGKLKGEKVPEALEVRGEAYMARRDFLKLNEARAKAGEMLFANPRNAAAGSLRQLDPSITAERKLSFFAYGWGETSVALGQTQWEAMERLRKMGLATNPLAELSASEGDAARFYDRIQEKRAELPYDIDGIVLKVNRLDWQERLGTASRAPRWAIARKFPAEQAETRLLDIRIQVGRTGALTPVAVLEPVTVGGVVVSRATLHNEDEIRRKDVRKGDTVLIQRAGDVIPQVLGIVAKKRPKNAEPFPFPTHCPECHSLALREEGEATRRCTGGLICPAQAVERLRHFVSRDAFDIEGLGKKQVAFFWKEGRIRGPVDIFRLEKTDAAAKPRLADCEGWGEVSARNLFRAIAARREISLARFIYALGIRQVGQATARLLARNYVSLENWRRAMREAEDRATAAYRDLLNIDGIGPGVADDVLGFFAEPRNEEVLEALCKEVRVLDFQAPQATSVLAGKTIVFTGNLESMTRREAKARAEALGAKVAGSVSAQTDFVVAGPHAGSKLAKAKALGVAIFDEAEWLKRTGR, encoded by the coding sequence ATGAAAACGCCGTCGGCCGAGAAGCCGGTGAAGGCGCTGACCGAGGCGGAGGCGGCAACCGAGCTTGCCCGCCTGGCGGAAGCGATCGCCCGCCACGACGCGGCCTATTACCGGCGCGACGCCCCCCTTGTCTCGGACGCCGAATACGACGCGCTCCGTCGGCGGAACGCGGCGATCGAAAAAAAATTTCCCAAGCTTGTCCGCCCCGACAGCCCCTCGCGGCGGATAGGCGCCGCGCCGGCCGAAGGCTTTCGCAAGGTCACCCACGCGATCCCGATGCTTTCCCTCGATAATGCTTTCGACGAGAAAGACATCGCCGAATTCTTCGGGCGCGTCCGGCGATTCTTAAAGCTTGGCCAGGACACCCCCGTCACGGTGATGGCCGAGCCGAAGATCGACGGCCTTTCCTCCTCGCTCCGCTATGAGAGGGGAGCGTTCGTGCTGGGGGCAACGCGTGGCGATGGTGTGACCGGCGAAGACATCACCGAAAACTTGCGCACGATCGCGGACATTCCGGGAAAGCTTAAAGGCGAGAAGGTCCCGGAGGCGCTCGAGGTCCGCGGAGAAGCCTACATGGCGAGGCGGGATTTCCTCAAACTGAACGAAGCGCGCGCGAAGGCGGGCGAGATGCTTTTCGCCAACCCCAGGAACGCCGCGGCGGGCTCGCTCCGCCAGCTCGACCCATCGATCACCGCCGAGCGCAAGCTCAGCTTCTTCGCCTACGGCTGGGGCGAAACGAGCGTTGCCTTGGGCCAAACCCAATGGGAAGCCATGGAACGGCTTCGAAAAATGGGGCTGGCCACGAACCCGCTTGCCGAACTCTCGGCAAGCGAAGGCGACGCCGCGCGTTTCTACGACCGCATCCAGGAGAAACGGGCCGAGCTTCCTTACGACATCGACGGCATCGTCCTGAAAGTAAACCGCCTCGACTGGCAGGAACGGCTCGGCACCGCAAGCCGGGCACCGCGCTGGGCGATCGCCCGAAAGTTCCCGGCCGAGCAGGCCGAAACCCGCCTGCTCGACATCCGCATCCAGGTCGGCCGCACCGGCGCGCTCACCCCGGTCGCCGTTCTCGAACCCGTAACGGTGGGCGGCGTCGTCGTGAGCCGGGCCACCCTCCACAACGAAGACGAAATCCGGCGCAAGGACGTACGCAAAGGCGACACGGTCCTTATCCAGCGCGCCGGCGACGTCATCCCGCAAGTCCTGGGCATCGTCGCGAAGAAACGCCCGAAGAACGCCGAGCCCTTTCCTTTTCCGACCCACTGCCCGGAATGCCACAGCCTCGCTCTCCGGGAAGAGGGGGAGGCCACCCGCCGCTGCACCGGCGGCCTCATCTGCCCAGCCCAAGCCGTCGAAAGGCTCCGCCACTTCGTCTCCAGGGACGCCTTCGACATCGAGGGCCTCGGCAAGAAGCAGGTCGCGTTCTTCTGGAAGGAGGGGCGCATCCGGGGGCCCGTCGACATCTTCCGACTGGAGAAAACGGACGCCGCCGCCAAGCCGCGCCTTGCCGATTGCGAAGGCTGGGGCGAGGTCTCCGCCCGCAACCTCTTCCGCGCCATCGCGGCGCGCCGGGAAATTTCGCTTGCCCGCTTCATCTACGCCCTCGGCATAAGACAGGTCGGCCAGGCGACGGCGCGCCTCCTCGCCCGCAACTACGTAAGCCTGGAAAACTGGCGGCGCGCGATGCGGGAGGCCGAGGACCGCGCCACCGCCGCCTACCGGGATCTCCTCAACATCGATGGCATCGGGCCCGGCGTCGCCGACGACGTCCTCGGCTTCTTCGCCGAGCCCAGGAACGAAGAAGTGCTTGAAGCGCTCTGCAAGGAAGTCCGCGTCCTCGACTTCCAGGCGCCGCAGGCAACGTCGGTCCTGGCCGGCAAGACGATCGTCTTTACCGGCAATCTGGAATCGATGACCCGGCGCGAGGCAAAGGCCCGCGCCGAAGCGCTTGGCGCGAAGGTCGCGGGCTCGGTCTCCGCGCAGACGGATTTCGTCGTCGCCGGGCCGCACGCCGGCTCGAAGCTGGCCAAGGCAAAAGCCCTCGGCGTTGCGATCTTCGATGAGGCGGAATGGCTGAAACGGACCGGGCGCTGA